A genomic stretch from Malus domestica chromosome 15, GDT2T_hap1 includes:
- the LOC114821412 gene encoding replication protein A 70 kDa DNA-binding subunit B-like has translation MRYKTLTAFSYHRGDQVMVTLWAESAIGFQEAALKSLAPPVFIALTALKVNQYQGKPVLGSTGSTVCFFNPDIPQLTEYKQRFQYLNLPVEILPSSVERYAKPHVTADSELKTIEELLLLDPTLKKDTKFMCRATIVGFDLSKGWWYKSCPSCHKAAKKMSADFECYEHELLKTLPEPWFKINFIVEDNTNQFNLMMIGRHAEQLLGVSCHSLVIKEGYDNSFMLPPNLKKFIGSTKKFQLQFGNQNKEFPKTEFVVCGLFEDQPPSATTTSSVELCTPAANVEKHIVNAATPASFVPLEPCAQEIQLPASNKTVKRALFVESKAAKKQSKTCEESQPQSTILARISKEFSKPVIPKIEPLDKVPISALRSSVGDVDFLKNDFSKI, from the exons ATGAGGTACAAAACACTAACTGCATTTTCTTATCATAGAGGAGATCAAGTGATGGTCACCCTGTGGGCAGAGAGTGCAATAGGTTTTCAGGAGGCTGCACTCAAATCGCTGGCGCCGCCTGTGTTCATTGCTTTGACTGCTCTTAAAGTCAACCAGTACCAAG GGAAACCTGTTTTAGGAAGCACAGGCTCAACGGTGTGCTTTTTTAACCCCGACATCCCGCAGCTCACGGAATATAAACAAAG GTTTCAATACCTGAACTTGCCCGTTGAGATTCTACCTAGCTCTGTTGAAAGGTATGCAAAACCCCATGTGACTGCTGATTCTGAGTTAAAGACAATTGAAGAGTTGCTTCTCCTTGATCCTACATTGAAAAAA GATACAAAATTCATGTGTCGAGCGACGATTGTGGGTTTTGATCTAAGCAAGGGATGGTGGTACAAATCGTGCCCCTCTTGCCACAAGGCTGCAAAGAAAATGTCTGCAGACTTTGAGTGCTATGAACATGAGTTGTTGAAAACATTGCCTGAACCATG GTTTAAGATAAATTTTATTGTGGAAGACAACACAAATCAATTCAACCTCATGATGATCGGAAGGCACGCTGAACAACTTTTGGGTGTATCTTGCCACTCCCTTGTCATAAAAGAAGGGTACGATAATTCTTTTATGCTGCCGCCAAATCTTAAGAAATTTATTGGCAGCACAAAAAAATTCCAGCTTCAATTtggaaatcaaaacaaggaATTTCCCAAGACGGAATTTGTTGTGTGCGGATTATTTGAGGACCAACCACCATCTGCCACAACAACTAGCTCAGTTGAACTGTGCACACCTGCCGCAAATGTTGAGAAACATATTGTTAATGCTGCAACTCCTGCCTCCTTTGTGCCCTTAGAACCATGTGCTCAAGAAATCCAACTACCAGCATCAAACAAGACTGTCAAAAGAGCATTATTTGTTGAATCAAAAGCTGcaaaaaaacaaag CAAAACATGTGAGGAAAGCCAGCCACAATCCACAATTTTAGCAAGAATATCAAAGGAATTCTCCAAGCCAGTCATTCCGAAAATAGAGCCTTTAGACAAAGTTCCTATAAGCGCACTGAGAAGCAG TGTTGGAGATGTTGATTTCCTAAAAAATGATTTCTCAAAGATTTAA